The Sesamum indicum cultivar Zhongzhi No. 13 linkage group LG1, S_indicum_v1.0, whole genome shotgun sequence genome includes a window with the following:
- the LOC105168752 gene encoding 30S ribosomal protein 2, chloroplastic, translating into MAILSSSSSSIISPSFLQNPRNPFKTHLPKLHFYPLKPQIAPLKFTHSNPRRFNAVAEDTSVATADPSSVAARRLYVGNIPRTVTNDELQKIVEEHGAVEKAEVMYDKYSGRSRRFAFVTMKTVEDANAAVEKLNGTEIGGREIKVNVTEKPLATLDLAFLQAEESQFIDSPHKVYVGNLAKTVTTDSLKSFFAEKGKVLSAKVSRVPGTSKSSGYGFVSFSSEEDVEAAISSLNNAVLDGQKIRVNKA; encoded by the exons ATGGCCATACTTTCTTCTTCATCGTCATCCATAATTTCTCCGAGCTTCCTTCAGAACCCCAGAAACCCCTTCAAAACCCATCTCCCGAAGCTCCATTTTTACCCTCTCAAACCGCAAATTGCACCTTTGAAGTTTACTCACTCTAATCCCAGAAGATTCAATGCAGTTGCCGAGGACACTTCAGTTGCTACGGCGGACCCTTCTTCGGTGGCCGCAAGGAGGTTGTACGTGGGAAACATTCCGCGGACGGTCACCAATGATGAGCTCCAGAAAATTGTCGAGGAGCACGGTGCTGTTGAGAAGGCGGag GTAATGTATGATAAATACTCTGGAAGGAGCCGAAGGTTTGCATTCGTGACAATGAAAACTGTTGAGGATGCAAATGCTGCTGTTGAAAAGCTTAATGGCACA GAAATTGGAGGGCGTGAAATCAAAGTAAATGTAACAGAAAAACCACTGGCTACTTTGGATTTGGCATTTCTTCAAGCTGAGGAATCTCAGTTCATTGACAGTCCGCACAAAGTATATGTGGGCAATCTTGCAAAGACTGTAACCACAGACTCACTTAAAAGCTTTTTCGCAGAGAAGGGGAAAGTTCTCAGTGCAAAGGTATCCCGAGTTCCGGGGACCTCAAAATCCAGTGGATATGGTTTCGTCTCATTCTCTTCAGAAGAGGACGTAGAGGCTGCCATATCATCTCTTAATAATGCG GTGCTTGACGGGCAGAAGATTCGCGTTAACAAAGCATAG
- the LOC105168761 gene encoding FT-interacting protein 1-like has translation MANQNRNQKQNRNQNQNRNQNQNLNQNQNQNPNPQTNAAVDEDFNLRETRPSLGGGRVSGYDHVGTAFDLVEQMDYLYMRVVKAKELPGSPDPFVELKLGGSKSATRHLEKTSAPAWNQVFSILKDHIQAPHIEISVKDKGRSGDDLIGIVVFDAIDVPRRVPPDSPLAPEWYRLENRRGERVTGELMIAIWMGTQADEAFPEAWHLDVTTVTGDGVASIRSKVYLSPRLWYLRVNVIEAQELQLCDRNRQQPEIFVRVAHGNMILRTKISESRNTNPLWNEDLMFAVAEPFEEQLVLCVEDKVGPNKDEVLGKCMIPLQGVEKRMDFKPPVSRWYNLEKHTGSENGQRNGNRLNSRVHLRISLDGGYHVLDELTHYSSDLRPTARQLWKPAIGVLELGILNAQNLTPMKMKDGRGFTDAYCVAKYGQKWIRTRTILNSFNPKWNEQYTWEVFDPCTVITIGVFDNCQLQGDNRGGKDSRIGKVRIRLSTLETGRVYTHFYPLIVLSPSGVKKMGEIQLAVRFSCASLSNMLLMYSQPLLPNLHYSHPLSCHQIEILRHQATQIVSTRLSRSEPPLRKEVVEYMLDVGSNLWSVRRSKANHYRIARILSAIVKFIKWFNQICTWNSPFITVLVHILFLAFVCFPWMILSTIFLYLFLIGTWNYRGRPRHPPHMDVKLSQADTALNDELDEEFDTFPTSQKQIDILKMRYDRLRAIASRVQTVLGDMATQGERFYNLLSWRDPRATALFLILCLIASVLLYITPPKVVVTVIGFYTMRYPRFRDQRPSYPMNFLRRLPARTDSLL, from the coding sequence ATGGCAAACCAAAACAGGAATCAGAAGCAAAACAGAAACCAGAACCAAAATAGGAATCAGAATCAGAATCTGAATCAGAACCAGAACCAGAATCCAAATCCTCAAACAAATGCAGCAGTTGATGAAGATTTCAACCTGAGGGAGACTAGGCCGAGCCTCGGTGGAGGGAGGGTATCCGGGTATGATCATGTCGGGACGGCCTTCGATTTGGTGGAGCAGATGGATTATTTGTATATGAGAGTGGTTAAGGCGAAGGAGCTGCCTGGCAGCCCTGACCCTTTTGTGGAACTGAAGCTTGGAGGGTCTAAGTCTGCCACTAGGCATCTTGAGAAAACATCCGCTCCGGCATGGAATCAAGTGTTTTCGATCTTGAAAGATCACATTCAGGCACCGCATATTGAGATTTCAGTGAAGGATAAGGGCAGAAGTGGTGATGATTTAATTGGAATTGTTGTTTTTGATGCCATTGATGTTCCAAGAAGGGTGCCGCCGGATAGCCCTTTGGCGCCTGAATGGTATCGGTTGGAGAACCGGAGAGGGGAACGGGTAACTGGCGAGTTGATGATTGCTATTTGGATGGGAACGCAAGCTGATGAGGCGTTTCCAGAAGCGTGGCATTTGGATGTCACCACCGTTACCGGTGATGGTGTTGCTAGCATTAGGTCTAAAGTTTACTTGTCGCCTAGGCTTTGGTATCTAAGAGTTAATGTGATTGAGGCTCAAGAGTTGCAGCTTTGTGATAGGAATCGCCAGCAGCCGGAGATTTTTGTTAGGGTTGCACATGGGAACATGATCTTGAGGACCAAGATTTCTGAAAGCAGGAATACTAATCCATTATGGAATGAGGATTTGATGTTTGCTGTTGCGGAGCCTTTTGAGGAACAGTTGGTTTTGTGTGTGGAGGATAAAGTAGGGCCTAACAAGGATGAAGTTCTTGGCAAGTGCATGATCCCTTTACAGGGTGTGGAGAAAAGGATGGATTTTAAGCCTCCAGTTAGCAGGTGGTATAATCTAGAGAAGCATACAGGTTCGGAGAATGGGCAGAGGAACGGCAATAGACTGAATAGCAGGGTTCACTTGAGGATCAGTTTGGATGGTGGTTATCATGTTCTTGATGAGTTGACCCATTACAGTAGCGATCTAAGGCCAACGGCTAGGCAGCTTTGGAAGCCAGCAATTGGGGTGCTAGAATTAGGCATTTTGAATGCTCAAAATCTCACACCAATGAAAATGAAGGATGGCAGGGGGTTCACAGATGCTTACTGTGTGGCCAAGTATGGCCAGAAATGGATCAGGACAAGAACAATTCTCAACAGTTTCAATCCAAAGTGGAATGAACAATACACGTGGGAAGTGTTTGATCCATGCACAGTAATCACTATAGGTGTGTTTGACAATTGTCAGTTGCAAGGAGACAATAGAGGTGGCAAGGATTCAAGAATTGGGAAGGTAAGGATTCGCCTGTCCACTCTTGAGACTGGTCGCGTATACACACATTTTTACCCTCTCATAGTGCTGTCACCTTCTGGTGTGAAGAAAATGGGTGAAATTCAGTTGGCTGTGAGGTTTTCTTGTGCATCTTTGTCCAACATGCTGCTGATGTATTCCCAGCCACTGTTGCCAAATCTTCATTACAGTCACCCCCTGAGTTGTCACCAGATTGAGATTCTCAGACATCAGGCCACTCAGATCGTCTCCACGAGGCTGAGCCGTTCAGAGCCGCCACTGAGAAAAGAAGTCGTGGAATACATGCTCGACGTGGGATCAAACCTGTGGAGTGTAAGAAGAAGCAAAGCCAATCATTACAGAATTGCCCGTATCCTATCTGCCATagtcaaatttatcaaatggTTCAACCAGATATGCACTTGGAACAGTCCTTTCATCACAGTCCTGGTTCACATTTTGTTCCTGGCATTCGTCTGCTTCCCTTGGATGATCTTGAGCACTATATTTCTGTACCTTTTCTTGATCGGAACATGGAACTATCGTGGCCGGCCTAGACATCCTCCACACATGGATGTCAAACTGTCTCAAGCTGATACAGCCCTTAACGACGAACTGGACGAGGAATTCGACACGTTCCCAACGTCTCAGAAGCAAATTGACATCCTGAAAATGAGATATGATAGGCTAAGAGCTATTGCTTCCCGGGTGCAAACAGTTCTTGGGGACATGGCCACTCAAGGAGAGAGGTTCTACAATCTACTCAGCTGGAGAGATCCAAGAGCCACCGCCCTGTTTCTCATCTTGTGCTTGATTGCTTCTGTGCTGCTATATATAACTCCTCCCAAAGTTGTGGTTACCGTCATAGGATTTTACACCATGAGGTATCCCAGGTTCCGGGACCAACGGCCCTCGTATCCTATGAACTTCTTGAGGAGGTTGCCTGCAAGAACTGACAGCTTGTTGTGA